Proteins co-encoded in one Bremerella sp. TYQ1 genomic window:
- a CDS encoding zinc-dependent metalloprotease, with protein sequence MKVFTLLRRSTAWCATAMVALAATSLAVADETKADGDQAAKSPAEVSATTGGSSSSGSSGGGSSSSSSAPHAAILKDFKKQDGLIPTYHKGNRMFFELNSSHYNGEFIVLISIARGAGIDPLYGGMSWGFGDDWVWSFRKVDDRVHIVRKNVRFKAQDGKPESRAVKHAYNDSVLFSIPIATKGPGGGDLVEVTPVFMSDLPMIGDVLPGFGFSSSKSIFGEVKGFKENLELQVEATYQSSGRSSIDTVPDSRGLTIDVHYSISKIPSGGYTPRLADDRVGYFLTAVKNFSKSDDEQFVRYVNRWKLEKADPSAKMSEPKEPIIFYMENTIPYKYRKPIRDGILEWNKAFEKAGFIDAIHVRQQEDDADWDPEDVRYNTFRWITSDAGFAMGPSRVNPYTGQILDADIIFDADFLNYWKQAFENYNPQATEALLGGPLDVDSTEDFLKRVGSISPRHQCRLSGGMSQQFAFGAAAVLAQAEKEEVEKKKKKKKAKNKEEAKEEAKSDKEMKDDEKADKEEEASEEKADEEKKEESKEDDSKEEEEKKPSAEEVKKEREALLDRMIMEGLKEVAMHEVGHTLGLRHNFVASKYRSLEEIREMDNGAATVSSVMDYVPPHIAPPGEKQGAFFPQSIGVYDMWAIEYGYKPLNGSTDAEKGELNKIASKSTEDGLAYLTDEDTTSISPDPDSNRFDFGKDPLEFAKNQAEVVKAALDGLADRVVEEGEDYSRVRQAFNTLLNTHGQSMYFASRYIGGVHVNRSHKGQEDTPPFTVVDADKQREVMELISDQVFSDEPFQFSAELYNKLAPSHWNHWGTSFDVRGDYPIHETISRWQSTILSRMFSSITLERMHDAELKVPADQDAFTTAEMIESLTDAIFSELDSLEDGEYTVRQPAISSLRRNLQRDYLQRLSTLAMGNSFAPADCQTIAYAELMDLSNKLEELEEEELELDSYTRAHLLETKRRIDKVLDAELTLSRP encoded by the coding sequence ATGAAGGTGTTTACATTGTTGCGTCGGTCGACGGCCTGGTGTGCGACCGCCATGGTCGCGTTGGCGGCGACCAGTTTGGCCGTCGCAGACGAAACCAAAGCCGACGGTGACCAGGCTGCCAAATCGCCAGCCGAAGTTTCCGCGACGACCGGAGGTTCCAGTTCCTCTGGATCCAGTGGTGGCGGCTCGAGCAGTTCCAGCTCTGCCCCGCACGCTGCCATTCTAAAAGATTTCAAAAAGCAGGACGGACTGATTCCTACCTATCACAAGGGGAATCGGATGTTCTTCGAACTCAACAGCTCGCACTATAACGGCGAATTCATCGTTCTGATCTCGATCGCTCGTGGTGCCGGGATCGATCCGCTTTACGGCGGTATGTCTTGGGGCTTCGGCGATGACTGGGTTTGGAGCTTCCGCAAAGTGGACGACCGCGTGCACATCGTGCGGAAGAACGTTCGCTTCAAAGCACAAGATGGCAAGCCTGAATCGCGTGCGGTGAAGCATGCCTATAACGACAGCGTGCTGTTCAGCATTCCGATTGCCACGAAAGGACCTGGCGGCGGCGACTTAGTCGAAGTCACCCCGGTCTTCATGAGCGACTTGCCGATGATCGGCGACGTGCTGCCAGGTTTTGGTTTCTCGTCCAGCAAATCGATCTTTGGTGAAGTGAAAGGTTTCAAAGAAAACCTCGAACTGCAAGTCGAAGCAACGTACCAGTCGAGCGGTCGCTCTTCGATCGATACGGTTCCAGACTCGCGTGGTTTGACCATCGACGTTCATTACTCGATCAGCAAGATCCCCAGCGGCGGCTACACGCCTCGCTTGGCCGACGACCGTGTCGGGTACTTCCTGACCGCCGTCAAGAACTTCTCGAAGTCGGACGACGAACAGTTCGTGCGTTACGTCAATCGCTGGAAGCTGGAAAAAGCCGATCCATCCGCGAAGATGTCGGAGCCCAAAGAACCGATCATCTTCTACATGGAAAATACGATTCCGTATAAGTATCGTAAGCCGATCCGCGACGGCATTCTGGAATGGAACAAAGCCTTCGAAAAGGCTGGTTTCATCGACGCCATTCATGTCCGTCAGCAGGAAGACGACGCCGATTGGGATCCGGAAGACGTGCGTTACAACACGTTCCGCTGGATCACTTCCGACGCCGGTTTCGCAATGGGCCCTAGCCGTGTGAATCCTTACACCGGACAAATTCTCGATGCCGACATCATCTTCGATGCCGACTTCCTGAATTACTGGAAGCAAGCCTTCGAGAACTACAATCCGCAAGCAACCGAAGCCCTGCTTGGTGGTCCGCTGGATGTCGACAGCACCGAGGACTTCCTGAAGCGTGTCGGTTCGATTTCGCCGCGTCATCAGTGCCGGCTCTCCGGTGGCATGTCGCAGCAGTTCGCCTTCGGTGCCGCGGCCGTCTTGGCTCAAGCCGAGAAGGAAGAGGTCGAAAAGAAGAAGAAAAAGAAGAAGGCCAAAAACAAAGAAGAAGCGAAGGAAGAAGCCAAGTCCGACAAGGAAATGAAGGACGACGAAAAGGCTGACAAGGAAGAGGAAGCTTCGGAAGAAAAGGCCGACGAAGAAAAGAAGGAAGAGTCGAAAGAAGACGATTCCAAGGAAGAGGAAGAAAAGAAACCTTCTGCCGAAGAGGTCAAGAAAGAGCGAGAAGCCTTGCTCGATCGCATGATCATGGAAGGCTTGAAGGAAGTTGCGATGCACGAAGTGGGTCACACGTTGGGCCTGCGTCATAACTTCGTCGCCAGCAAGTACCGCAGCCTGGAAGAAATCCGCGAAATGGACAATGGTGCCGCTACCGTTTCCAGCGTCATGGATTACGTTCCTCCGCACATCGCCCCTCCCGGCGAAAAGCAAGGAGCCTTCTTCCCGCAATCGATCGGTGTCTACGACATGTGGGCCATCGAGTACGGCTACAAACCTTTGAACGGCAGCACCGATGCCGAAAAGGGCGAGCTGAATAAGATTGCCTCGAAGAGCACCGAGGATGGTCTTGCTTACCTGACCGACGAAGACACGACGAGTATCTCGCCTGATCCCGACTCGAATCGTTTCGACTTCGGTAAAGATCCACTCGAGTTCGCCAAGAACCAAGCCGAAGTGGTCAAAGCCGCTCTGGATGGTCTGGCCGATCGCGTTGTGGAAGAAGGGGAAGACTACTCACGTGTTCGCCAGGCGTTCAACACGCTGCTTAACACGCACGGCCAATCGATGTACTTCGCTTCGCGTTACATCGGTGGTGTGCACGTGAATCGTTCCCACAAGGGTCAAGAAGACACGCCTCCATTCACCGTCGTCGATGCCGACAAGCAGCGGGAAGTGATGGAACTGATCAGCGATCAGGTCTTCAGCGACGAACCGTTCCAGTTCAGTGCCGAACTGTACAACAAGCTGGCACCTTCGCACTGGAATCACTGGGGTACCAGCTTCGACGTTCGAGGCGACTACCCGATCCATGAAACGATCTCGCGATGGCAGTCGACAATTCTTTCCCGCATGTTCTCCTCGATCACGCTGGAACGAATGCATGACGCCGAATTGAAAGTGCCTGCCGATCAGGACGCTTTCACCACGGCGGAAATGATTGAAAGCCTGACCGACGCGATCTTCAGCGAACTCGATTCGTTGGAAGATGGCGAATACACCGTTCGGCAGCCAGCGATCAGCAGCCTTCGCCGCAACTTGCAGCGAGACTATCTGCAGCGTCTGTCAACGTTGGCGATGGGCAACTCGTTCGCCCCAGCCGACTGCCAGACAATCGCTTACGCCGAACTGATGGACCTGAGCAACAAGCTGGAAGAACTCGAAGAAGAGGAACTCGAACTCGATTCCTATACCCGAGCTCACTTGCTGGAAACAAAGCGACGTATCGACAAAGTGCTCGATGCCGAACTGACGCTCTCGCGTCCGTAA
- a CDS encoding DUF1559 domain-containing protein: protein MHYRRAGFTLVELLVVIAIIGVLIALLLPAVQQAREAARRMTCSNHQKQLGLALHNYHDTHRVFPPGVFADGLNDALNTPPHSMSWMPTLLPFLEQAALHDQLQPFMESRNSNAFPSDLMNTKIEMLMCPSDPNRGQTGEVHGTADPPPDYNDGFHGNYLLCNGNEEITTTTDNNATGMFYYLSDTDFSSCTDGTANTVMAAEILLVPSNRSGLRDWRGRYYRADHLSSIFSTRLPPNTTAADRMRTCQSSPESPTYAPCVWDTNTQVIYARSQHPGGVMMTLMDASVQFVSETVDTQTWRDLGTRSGGEVPGEY from the coding sequence ATGCATTATCGTAGGGCGGGTTTCACGCTCGTCGAACTTCTGGTCGTAATTGCTATTATCGGGGTGTTGATTGCCCTGCTGTTGCCGGCGGTGCAGCAGGCCCGCGAGGCGGCACGGCGAATGACATGCTCGAACCATCAAAAGCAATTAGGTTTGGCACTTCACAACTATCACGACACGCACCGAGTCTTCCCCCCTGGGGTGTTTGCCGATGGTCTTAACGACGCGTTGAATACTCCTCCGCATTCCATGTCCTGGATGCCGACGCTGCTGCCATTTCTGGAGCAAGCGGCCCTTCACGATCAGCTTCAGCCCTTTATGGAGTCACGAAATTCCAATGCGTTTCCGAGCGACTTGATGAACACCAAGATCGAAATGCTCATGTGTCCTTCCGATCCGAATCGGGGGCAAACGGGAGAAGTTCACGGAACGGCCGATCCACCGCCAGACTATAACGACGGCTTCCATGGCAACTATTTGCTCTGCAATGGCAACGAAGAGATTACGACAACGACCGACAACAATGCCACCGGCATGTTCTACTATCTCTCCGATACCGACTTCTCGTCTTGCACCGACGGTACGGCAAATACGGTGATGGCCGCTGAGATTTTGTTGGTTCCTTCCAACCGCTCAGGGCTACGCGACTGGCGCGGACGTTATTACCGAGCGGACCATCTCAGCAGCATTTTCAGTACGCGTCTTCCTCCTAATACGACCGCCGCGGATCGGATGCGCACATGCCAAAGTAGTCCTGAAAGCCCCACGTACGCGCCTTGCGTCTGGGACACGAACACCCAGGTAATTTACGCACGCAGCCAGCACCCCGGCGGCGTCATGATGACATTGATGGATGCCAGCGTGCAGTTCGTTTCAGAGACGGTGGATACGCAAACGTGGCGAGATTTGGGAACGCGTTCCGGAGGGGAAGTGCCCGGCGAATACTAA
- a CDS encoding protein-disulfide reductase DsbD, protein MKRLAPLALALLICFLPTATFAQGLGGDLFQGIEGFDDFGGGNQSDPNLAITAKYVIDPSGKHGRVDITATVGSGWCLYSTTQPKGGPMATKLKVEPNDAVTAVGTFTADKKPKIVPPDKIIRVPQEKFYEKVTWSAPFLLAPGTEPEKLNLQVKLDGQSCHDKGTCIPVTAKAEAKFAGLHDVEMDEKLLPKIAMTPGGAIPPADYKIEGQMGDYTTEGGHGIFTGKFEPSKVEPGDEITVTLSFKPKGNYHIYAYSPTDSTIGYKSTQIALAEVTPWLAMQPKTENPIIEKALIEGFPPVRYHDGVTTWKFTVQVPIDAVPGKYPLVGYVGYQTCTDTTCDRPSAAKFEGIVQVADKGNEESAPFAFSADKYNKAAERAKVTHAEVQEATGEKTSKLTDPPAPEEEQTAQMPPAPLQNNNIQWKVINPPESASLGWIILLSFIGGAILNLMPCVLPVVGLKILSFVNQAGKHRGQVFMLNLIYSLGVISVFMVLAVVSSSLNIIVAQFASADGAAGETGGMAWGQWSGDWRYILAMIVLVYTMGLSMLGVWELSMPSFLGSGSVANASNQSGYGGAFFKGIVTTLLSTPCSGPFLGPVFGYTISQPVFVTFIVFGAIGLGMASPYLIIGINPRLIAFLPKPGNWMVAFKQLMGFVMMLTVVYLMYTLQEQWVVPTLTLLVGLGAGCWMLGQVHTLEHKSSKIATTIGAFVVAIGIGYFSFTALVEGDAHEGSIAWDTYSEERWPALENDIFARQQAGETVMVDFTADWCPTCKLNYYTAINTDGVGEVVNEHGIVPMLVDWTNTTHDNSPKVEGFLGKLGYKSIPLLAIFPGGKAGEVYVMSDLLTEDQVIEGLKSAHGVANTDPKQTAMKE, encoded by the coding sequence ATGAAGCGACTTGCTCCCCTCGCCCTGGCTTTGCTTATTTGTTTTTTGCCGACTGCCACGTTTGCCCAAGGCTTGGGTGGCGATCTGTTTCAGGGCATTGAAGGGTTTGACGACTTTGGTGGCGGCAACCAAAGCGATCCGAATCTGGCCATCACCGCAAAGTATGTGATCGACCCTTCCGGTAAGCATGGGCGTGTCGACATCACTGCCACGGTCGGCAGCGGCTGGTGCTTGTATTCCACGACGCAGCCCAAAGGCGGGCCCATGGCCACCAAGCTGAAAGTGGAACCGAACGATGCAGTCACCGCGGTCGGCACGTTCACCGCCGACAAGAAGCCGAAGATTGTTCCGCCCGATAAGATCATTCGCGTTCCGCAAGAGAAGTTTTACGAGAAAGTCACCTGGAGCGCTCCGTTCCTTCTCGCTCCTGGAACTGAACCAGAAAAGCTGAACCTCCAAGTCAAACTGGATGGCCAAAGCTGCCACGACAAAGGAACTTGCATTCCGGTTACCGCTAAAGCGGAAGCCAAGTTCGCAGGCCTGCACGACGTGGAGATGGACGAAAAGCTGCTCCCTAAAATTGCAATGACCCCAGGCGGTGCGATTCCTCCGGCCGATTACAAAATCGAAGGCCAGATGGGTGACTACACCACCGAAGGTGGTCATGGCATTTTCACCGGTAAGTTCGAGCCCTCCAAAGTCGAGCCTGGCGACGAAATCACCGTCACGCTTAGCTTTAAACCTAAGGGCAATTACCACATCTACGCCTACTCGCCGACTGACTCGACGATTGGCTACAAGTCGACACAGATCGCTTTGGCAGAAGTCACCCCGTGGCTTGCCATGCAACCGAAGACCGAAAACCCGATCATCGAAAAAGCATTGATCGAAGGCTTTCCCCCAGTTCGTTATCACGATGGTGTCACCACGTGGAAGTTCACCGTTCAGGTCCCCATCGACGCGGTCCCTGGCAAGTATCCACTGGTTGGTTACGTCGGCTATCAGACATGTACGGATACGACGTGTGACCGTCCTTCGGCGGCGAAGTTCGAGGGTATCGTTCAAGTTGCCGACAAAGGAAACGAAGAGTCGGCTCCGTTCGCGTTCTCGGCAGACAAGTACAACAAAGCAGCCGAACGCGCCAAAGTAACGCACGCGGAAGTTCAAGAAGCGACCGGAGAGAAAACCAGCAAGCTGACCGATCCGCCTGCCCCGGAAGAAGAGCAGACGGCCCAAATGCCTCCTGCTCCGCTACAGAACAACAACATTCAATGGAAGGTGATCAACCCTCCGGAAAGCGCCAGCTTAGGCTGGATCATTCTGCTGAGCTTTATCGGCGGTGCGATCTTGAACCTGATGCCGTGCGTTTTGCCAGTTGTCGGGCTAAAGATTCTTTCGTTCGTCAATCAGGCCGGTAAACACCGCGGTCAGGTCTTCATGTTGAACCTGATTTACTCACTCGGCGTGATCTCGGTGTTCATGGTGCTGGCGGTTGTCTCGTCGTCGCTGAACATAATCGTCGCGCAGTTTGCATCGGCAGACGGTGCCGCAGGCGAAACCGGCGGCATGGCCTGGGGGCAATGGAGTGGTGACTGGCGTTACATTCTCGCCATGATCGTGCTGGTCTATACGATGGGTCTCAGCATGCTCGGCGTGTGGGAACTGTCGATGCCCAGCTTCCTGGGAAGTGGTAGCGTCGCGAATGCCTCGAATCAGTCTGGCTACGGCGGTGCGTTCTTCAAAGGGATTGTCACCACGCTGCTGTCGACCCCCTGCAGCGGTCCTTTCCTGGGCCCTGTGTTCGGTTACACCATCTCGCAGCCAGTCTTCGTGACGTTTATCGTCTTCGGAGCGATTGGGCTCGGCATGGCCTCCCCTTACCTGATCATCGGCATCAACCCACGTCTGATCGCGTTTCTGCCGAAGCCAGGCAACTGGATGGTCGCTTTCAAACAGTTGATGGGCTTCGTCATGATGCTGACGGTGGTCTACCTGATGTACACGTTGCAGGAACAATGGGTTGTCCCAACGCTGACGCTTTTGGTCGGACTGGGTGCCGGCTGCTGGATGCTGGGGCAAGTGCATACGCTGGAGCATAAGTCTTCCAAGATCGCGACCACAATCGGTGCGTTCGTCGTGGCGATCGGGATCGGGTACTTCTCGTTCACCGCGTTGGTTGAAGGGGATGCCCACGAAGGGAGCATTGCTTGGGATACATACTCGGAAGAACGTTGGCCGGCGCTCGAGAACGACATCTTTGCCCGACAGCAAGCTGGCGAAACGGTCATGGTCGACTTCACCGCCGACTGGTGCCCAACGTGTAAGTTGAACTACTACACGGCGATCAACACCGATGGCGTCGGCGAAGTGGTCAACGAACATGGGATTGTCCCGATGCTGGTCGACTGGACTAACACGACGCACGACAACAGCCCAAAAGTGGAGGGCTTCCTCGGCAAGCTCGGTTACAAGAGCATCCCGTTACTGGCCATCTTCCCTGGCGGCAAAGCAGGCGAAGTCTACGTGATGAGCGATCTTCTGACCGAAGACCAAGTCATCGAAGGCCTCAAGTCAGCCCACGGCGTCGCCAACACAGATCCCAAGCAAACCGCGATGAAGGAATAG
- a CDS encoding phosphotransferase, whose amino-acid sequence MTYLPPTIAHVLARFQIDTESVSNLVACEGGLSGSEAWKVVGSSACFCLKRMPAQFSVKRIEAIHAAANSRRKLGMTLLAGFLSTADDTTWFEHADHLWELQTWMPGEPPFWPYPGPQKQAMFHAIGQFHALHTTPLKTSGLSPGIGTRKRLLEDWPSDRISEAQARISRFGHPQWEPMLSQFLDSFATYKTCLAETLTLVDRDSFELSDRIADPRPENFRFQGEKLTGLFDLGSMRWDNVALDVARLASEVAEEGQIDWPFAFEAMQKHRPLSPPEERLAIILDAANVLLTGLNWIQWLVVDGISFRNCDHVSARLAHIATRLTKIGQHAAWNL is encoded by the coding sequence ATGACTTACCTGCCCCCCACGATCGCTCACGTTTTGGCCCGATTTCAAATCGATACCGAGTCGGTAAGCAATTTAGTGGCCTGCGAAGGAGGACTTAGCGGAAGCGAGGCTTGGAAAGTGGTGGGATCTTCGGCGTGCTTCTGCCTAAAGCGTATGCCGGCCCAGTTTTCGGTCAAACGGATCGAAGCCATTCATGCAGCGGCAAACTCGCGGCGGAAGCTCGGGATGACGTTACTTGCCGGTTTCCTTTCCACCGCCGACGACACGACATGGTTTGAACATGCCGATCACCTTTGGGAACTGCAAACTTGGATGCCTGGCGAACCACCCTTCTGGCCCTACCCGGGACCGCAAAAACAGGCCATGTTTCACGCGATTGGGCAATTCCATGCATTGCATACAACTCCTCTCAAAACATCGGGCTTATCCCCTGGAATTGGCACGCGAAAACGGTTGCTCGAGGACTGGCCATCCGATCGAATTTCGGAGGCTCAGGCCCGCATCAGTCGATTCGGTCATCCGCAATGGGAACCGATGCTTTCCCAATTCCTAGACAGTTTCGCTACTTACAAAACTTGCCTGGCCGAAACATTGACATTGGTCGATCGCGACTCGTTTGAACTGAGTGACCGCATCGCGGACCCTCGACCCGAGAATTTTCGATTTCAGGGGGAAAAACTGACCGGCTTATTCGATCTAGGGTCGATGCGCTGGGACAACGTCGCGCTGGATGTGGCTCGATTGGCCAGCGAAGTCGCGGAAGAAGGCCAAATCGATTGGCCATTTGCCTTCGAAGCGATGCAAAAGCACCGTCCGCTCTCCCCTCCTGAGGAACGGTTAGCGATCATTCTTGATGCGGCGAACGTATTACTAACAGGCCTCAATTGGATACAGTGGCTTGTCGTGGATGGTATCAGTTTCCGAAACTGTGACCATGTCAGTGCTCGACTGGCACACATCGCGACACGATTGACCAAAATCGGCCAACACGCTGCTTGGAACCTGTAA